One window from the genome of Planctomycetota bacterium encodes:
- a CDS encoding nucleoside-diphosphate kinase, which yields MAIELAYALITPYSLLKSRTGGIISRLLSTDLELEAARMLAPSDEFVDRYKDLLVAQNIQPPIGEALLDYCDAYLRPNNRLGISNRALLLLFRGENATQLLTDIAGPIGRVPRGDTVRGTYGDYVLERDGRLHYFEPACLICTDPHAMPQHLRVLAQFADRDGGIVTRAVKLPEGAKAETTLVILKPDNFKRGSARPGNIVDMFARTGLFIVGAKVLHFSVAQAEEFYGPLRKIFVDKLRANVARRAGEALREAFDFDIPAEAIEKIGDILKTYNAEHEFNRIVEYMAGRNPAKLTSPGERHLPGPEKCLALLYHGERAIEKIRDRLGTTNPREAKAGSIRSVYGDDLMRNAAHASDSVANAERERRIIGLWEDTAPCDVTTLIERHLAGAR from the coding sequence ATGGCCATCGAGCTCGCCTACGCGCTCATCACGCCCTACAGCCTGCTCAAGAGCCGCACGGGCGGCATCATCAGCCGCCTGCTCTCGACCGACCTCGAGCTGGAGGCGGCCCGCATGCTCGCACCCAGCGACGAGTTCGTGGACCGCTACAAGGACCTGCTGGTCGCCCAGAACATCCAGCCGCCCATCGGCGAGGCGCTGCTGGACTACTGCGACGCCTACCTGCGGCCGAACAACCGCCTGGGCATCTCGAACCGCGCCCTGCTGCTCCTCTTCCGCGGCGAGAACGCCACCCAGTTGCTCACCGACATCGCGGGGCCGATCGGCCGCGTGCCGCGCGGCGACACGGTGCGCGGCACCTACGGCGACTACGTGCTCGAGCGCGACGGGCGGCTCCACTACTTCGAGCCCGCCTGCCTCATCTGCACCGACCCGCACGCCATGCCCCAGCACCTGCGCGTACTGGCCCAGTTCGCCGACCGCGACGGGGGCATCGTGACCCGGGCCGTGAAGCTGCCCGAGGGCGCGAAGGCCGAGACCACGCTCGTGATCCTGAAGCCCGACAACTTCAAGCGCGGCAGCGCCCGGCCCGGCAACATCGTGGACATGTTCGCCCGCACCGGCCTCTTCATCGTGGGGGCCAAGGTGCTGCATTTCAGCGTGGCCCAGGCCGAGGAGTTCTACGGCCCGCTGCGCAAGATCTTCGTGGACAAGCTGCGGGCCAACGTGGCGCGCCGCGCCGGCGAAGCGCTCCGCGAGGCGTTCGACTTCGACATCCCCGCCGAGGCCATCGAGAAGATCGGCGACATCCTCAAGACCTACAACGCCGAGCACGAGTTCAACCGCATCGTCGAGTACATGGCCGGCCGCAACCCCGCCAAGCTCACCAGCCCCGGCGAGCGCCACCTGCCCGGCCCCGAGAAGTGTCTGGCCCTGCTCTACCACGGCGAGCGCGCCATCGAGAAGATCCGCGACCGCCTCGGCACCACCAACCCCCGCGAGGCCAAGGCCGGCAGCATCCGCTCCGTCTACGGCGACGACCTCATGCGCAACGCGGCCCACGCCTCCGACTCCGTGGCCAACGCCGAACGCGAGCGCCGCATCATCGGCCTCTGGGAGGACACGGCGCCCTGCGACGTGACGACCCTCATCGAGCGGCACCTGGCGGGGGCCCGATGA
- a CDS encoding MBL fold metallo-hydrolase: MKVHPLNVGPLQACCYLVAPEEWPEAAVIDPGGDADYILEQLRYRKLAPRHLLLTHGHIDHIEAVAALQRAFPQAQVAIHAADAAMLRDADAALASWIGLPFQPCEPDRLLGDGDTLALGPSLFHVLHTPGHTPGSVCFRLPRAGQPDLLFCGDTLFAGGIGRTDFPGGSYSQLLDSIRDRLFALPDDTLVYPGHGEPTTIGEERATNPFLR, translated from the coding sequence ATGAAGGTCCACCCCCTCAACGTCGGCCCGCTCCAGGCCTGCTGCTACCTCGTCGCGCCCGAAGAGTGGCCCGAGGCGGCGGTGATTGACCCCGGCGGCGACGCCGACTACATCCTCGAGCAGCTCCGCTACCGCAAGCTCGCCCCGCGCCACCTCCTGCTCACCCACGGGCACATAGACCACATCGAGGCGGTGGCCGCGCTCCAGCGGGCCTTCCCGCAGGCCCAGGTGGCCATCCACGCCGCCGACGCCGCCATGCTCCGCGACGCCGACGCCGCGCTCGCCTCCTGGATCGGCCTGCCCTTCCAGCCCTGCGAGCCCGACCGCCTGCTGGGCGACGGCGACACGCTGGCCCTCGGCCCCTCGCTCTTCCACGTGCTCCACACCCCCGGCCACACGCCCGGCAGCGTGTGCTTCCGCCTGCCCCGCGCGGGCCAGCCCGACCTCTTGTTCTGCGGCGACACGCTGTTCGCGGGCGGCATCGGGCGCACCGACTTCCCCGGCGGCAGCTACTCGCAACTCCTCGACAGCATCCGCGACCGCCTCTTCGCCCTGCCCGACGACACGCTCGTCTACCCCGGCCACGGCGAGCCCACCACCATCGGCGAGGAGCGCGCGACGAACCCGTTCCTCCGCTGA
- a CDS encoding sugar phosphate isomerase/epimerase, translated as MARPNEQDGFGRRDFLATAAAGAAAALAAGPAGAAEPDKAPAKTDRKIDLSVNLEFVRHADKSFEYGARKAAELGYRYIEPCFLMGRCLLSNAGYCHVQSLDLDPNYFKDVCGGLKLRISGLSSHSDLLDTCYGVEYARKGIIYARALANLGLFDTPPVVMICETMYPPKWMTPDDAYAIMKMNLRPMLECCADNGVYLGIEPHGPYTAKRASMLRILELHDSPWLRVNFDTGNSFLAGEDPYAFLEAVKSKVVHVHGKDIEVKQAEAERGKVTGTAVGCACGDGVIDWKKVLGILRSVNYQGILSVECGTEEQAARSIKHLRPLLA; from the coding sequence ATGGCCAGGCCGAACGAGCAGGATGGTTTCGGGCGTCGCGACTTCCTCGCCACCGCCGCGGCGGGCGCGGCCGCGGCCCTCGCCGCCGGCCCCGCCGGCGCCGCCGAGCCCGACAAGGCCCCCGCCAAGACCGACCGCAAGATCGATCTCAGCGTCAACCTCGAATTCGTCCGCCACGCCGACAAGTCGTTCGAATACGGCGCCAGGAAGGCCGCCGAACTCGGCTACCGCTACATCGAACCCTGCTTCCTCATGGGCCGCTGCCTCCTCAGCAACGCCGGCTACTGCCACGTGCAGTCGCTCGACCTCGACCCCAACTACTTCAAGGACGTCTGCGGAGGTCTCAAGCTCAGAATCTCCGGCCTCAGCTCCCACTCCGACCTCCTCGACACGTGCTACGGCGTCGAGTACGCCCGCAAGGGCATCATCTACGCCCGCGCCCTGGCCAACCTGGGCCTCTTCGACACCCCGCCCGTCGTGATGATCTGCGAGACCATGTACCCGCCCAAGTGGATGACGCCCGACGACGCCTACGCCATCATGAAGATGAACCTGCGGCCCATGCTCGAGTGTTGCGCCGACAACGGCGTCTACCTGGGCATCGAGCCCCACGGCCCCTACACGGCCAAGCGGGCCTCGATGCTGCGCATCCTCGAGCTGCACGACAGCCCGTGGCTCCGCGTGAACTTCGACACCGGGAACTCGTTCCTCGCCGGCGAGGACCCCTATGCCTTCCTCGAGGCCGTCAAGAGCAAAGTCGTCCACGTCCACGGCAAGGACATCGAGGTCAAGCAGGCCGAGGCCGAGCGCGGCAAGGTCACCGGCACCGCGGTCGGCTGCGCCTGCGGCGACGGTGTGATTGACTGGAAGAAGGTCCTCGGCATCCTGCGGTCCGTCAACTACCAGGGCATCCTCAGCGTCGAGTGCGGCACCGAGGAGCAGGCGGCCCGCAGCATCAAGCACCTGAGGCCGCTGCTCGCATAG